A genomic window from bacterium includes:
- the holA gene encoding DNA polymerase III subunit delta translates to MAKKRIYYTEFRRDLERKGVNPVYFFTGAESFLKEEGIRAIVDKSISPEDRSMNFESLYAGTDVSGREIVARASTLPFMAERRVLVVRQAEKWRAGDLTALMTYLADPSPAAVLIISSAEERIKQANWKAAAEKTYHVECYPLFDNQVPAWVEHRASEHGKRITREAVMLLIERVGQSLADIDNELGKLINYTAQKSVIESEDILATAGHTRQNTIHELNTALGRGDARTAMAMVSQVTDEGFKPPQILGAIAWHFRNMLASRVRIDNGEDLDKVLIYIRNPQARKEMQTQLQTYPQEGFNRIFQELVKLDEGLKSGKGHWEMLLEMAILKICSKYTVHALNP, encoded by the coding sequence GTGGCCAAGAAAAGGATTTACTATACGGAATTTCGGCGTGATTTAGAGCGCAAAGGGGTTAACCCGGTTTATTTTTTTACGGGAGCGGAATCCTTTCTCAAGGAAGAAGGCATTCGGGCTATCGTGGATAAATCCATATCTCCGGAAGACCGGAGTATGAATTTCGAGAGCCTTTATGCCGGGACGGATGTATCGGGTCGGGAAATTGTGGCTCGGGCTTCGACCCTGCCTTTTATGGCGGAACGCCGGGTCCTGGTTGTTCGTCAGGCGGAAAAATGGCGTGCCGGTGATCTCACGGCACTGATGACTTATCTGGCGGATCCTTCGCCGGCTGCGGTTTTGATTATCTCCTCAGCCGAAGAACGGATCAAGCAGGCCAACTGGAAAGCAGCTGCAGAAAAAACATATCATGTTGAATGTTACCCTTTATTTGACAATCAGGTACCTGCTTGGGTGGAACACCGGGCATCCGAGCACGGTAAACGCATCACGCGTGAGGCGGTGATGTTGTTGATTGAGCGGGTGGGCCAGAGTCTGGCGGACATTGATAATGAATTAGGCAAGTTGATTAATTATACAGCACAGAAATCAGTGATTGAATCAGAGGATATTTTAGCAACCGCCGGACATACCCGGCAAAATACGATTCATGAACTCAATACAGCATTGGGGCGGGGTGATGCGCGCACTGCGATGGCCATGGTGTCGCAGGTGACGGATGAAGGTTTTAAACCGCCTCAAATTTTGGGTGCCATTGCCTGGCATTTTAGAAATATGCTCGCCAGTCGGGTAAGGATCGACAATGGGGAAGACCTGGATAAAGTGTTGATTTACATTCGTAATCCGCAGGCGCGCAAAGAGATGCAGACTCAGTTGCAGACATATCCGCAAGAAGGGTTTAACCGTATTTTTCAGGAATTGGTTAAATTGGATGAAGGCTTGAAAAGCGGGAAAGGTCATTGGGAAATGTTACTGGAGATGGCAATTTTAAAAATTTGCAGCAAGTATACGGTGCATGCACTTAATCCGTAA